TCGGGTCACCCAGCACATTAAAGACGCGTCCCAGGGTGGCTTTGCCGACCGGCACGCTCACAGGCGCTCCCGTATCCAACACGTCCATCCCGCGGACCATCCCGTCGGTGGACCCCAGCGCGACGCATCGCACACGACCACCGCCGAGGTGCTGTTGCACTTCGCCCGTGACTTTGACCTTAAGACCTTTGACTTCGGTCTCGATCTTCACCGCGTTGTAGATTGCGGGCAGACTGGCATCGGAGAACTCTGCATCAAAAGTCGAACCGATGATCTGTGTGACATGGCCAATATTGGTGCCGGTCGTCATATCTGTGGTCTCTATTCTCGAATGGTCTCGTTTGCCACTCTGATCAAACTAACGGGTTGTCTTGCTAATGGATCGTCTCGCGTCGCGAGCCGAACTATTCCAACGCGGCTGCACCGCCGATGATTTCGCTCAGTTCTGAAGTGATCTGCGATTGGCGAGCTCGGTTGTACTGAGCCCGAATCGATCGAATCATGTCATCCGCGTTCGAGGTCGCACTCTTCATGGCCACCATTCGCGCGATCTGCTCGCTAACCGCTGCATCCAAGAAGCACTTGAACAATCGTGCTTTGAACGACGCAGGCACAATCTCTTCCAGAATCTCTTGTGGTGACGGAAGGAAATCGTACTCCACTTTCGGCTTTGTCGCCTGCACCACTGAACTGGCCGCTGCCGCATCGGACGACTGCAACTGGCCAATCGGTAACAGCGTTTCAATGACGGCCTTCTGTCGCGCCATCGTTTCAAACCGGGTGTAGGCGACGTCCAGTCGATCGATCTCGCCTCGCACGAACAGTTCCACATACCGCTTGGCAAGCACATCCACTTCGGCGAATGTCGGTTTGTCTTCAAAATTCGTGTAGCTGGCGGTCGTCTCCACCTTCTGAAACTTGAAGAACCCGATCCCTCGCTTGCCGGAAACTTCGACTTCTAAAACGATACTATCGCTCTTGGCCTGACGAATCCGGGTCTGTGCATGCCGAATCACGCCGCCGTTATAACCGCCGCACAAGCCGCGATTCGACGTGATCACAAGCAGGATGCTCTTCTTCTCGATCTCGCGAGGTTGTAGCAGTGGGTGTTGGAACGACGTCGCCCCTTCTTGCATCGCAGCGCTCAGGTCCGCCACAATCTCAGAGATCTTGCGCGTATACGCGGCAGCCTGTGTGGCGCGATCCATTGCCTTCTTAAAGCGCGCGGTCGCGACGAGTTCCATCGTCCGCGTGATCTTGCGGACGT
This genomic interval from Schlesneria paludicola DSM 18645 contains the following:
- the atpG gene encoding ATP synthase F1 subunit gamma yields the protein MAKARAIIKRLKGVRNVRKITRTMELVATARFKKAMDRATQAAAYTRKISEIVADLSAAMQEGATSFQHPLLQPREIEKKSILLVITSNRGLCGGYNGGVIRHAQTRIRQAKSDSIVLEVEVSGKRGIGFFKFQKVETTASYTNFEDKPTFAEVDVLAKRYVELFVRGEIDRLDVAYTRFETMARQKAVIETLLPIGQLQSSDAAAASSVVQATKPKVEYDFLPSPQEILEEIVPASFKARLFKCFLDAAVSEQIARMVAMKSATSNADDMIRSIRAQYNRARQSQITSELSEIIGGAAALE